One window of Papaver somniferum cultivar HN1 chromosome 9, ASM357369v1, whole genome shotgun sequence genomic DNA carries:
- the LOC113309598 gene encoding probable serine/threonine-protein kinase PBL23 translates to MGCFSCVRPIKDKSEPAGFCEDYGSQSKAGKIYLSEAERRIASEQAAQSDSCIVKAHVFEPTELIDATNAFNPDRVIGEGRLGRVYKGVLEDGQVRVAIFVLRNR, encoded by the exons ATGGGATGTTTCTCCTGCGTTAGACCTATCAAGGACAAATCCGAACCTGCTG GCTTTTGTGAAGATTACGGATCTCAATCAAAAGCTGGAAAGATATACCTATCAGAAGCTGAACGTCGTATTGCATCAGAACAAGCAGCACAAAGTGATTCTTGCATTGTCAAGGCTCACGTATTCGAACCGACAGAACTAATTGATGCTACGAATGCGTTCAATCCAGACCGTGTTATAGGTGAAGGAAGATTGGGACGTGTATATAAGGGTGTTCTCGAGGACGGACAGGTGAGAGTTGCAATTTTTGTGCTACGTAATAGATGA
- the LOC113311561 gene encoding uncharacterized protein LOC113311561, which translates to MYNYVHIDEKWFYMTKESQKYYLLPEEDEPLRSCKSKCFITKVMFLAVVARPRYDSANNEEFSGKIGIFPFTFQEPAQRNSKNRTAGTMETKEILSVTKDVIRSCLINKVFPAMRSKWPRSSNMDPIFIQQDNARPHINPNDQEFLEDASKDGFDIRLSFQPPNSPDFNVLDLGYFRAIQSLQYRCAPSTIDELVQPVQESFENLSSENLNYVFLTFQGCMIESMKQLGGNNYKVPHIAKDRLARNGKDEIIPTPTSNQRIGVTTKKEPSPPSSSVNSPEMESNIHIGPTSAQSSTTENEM; encoded by the exons ATGTATAATTACGTTCATATTGACGAAAAGTGGTTCTACATGACCAAGGAGTCTCAAAAGTATTATCTTCTCCCAGAAGAAGATGAACCTTTGCGCAGTTGTAAGAGTAAATGTTTTATTACCAAGGTCATGTTTTTAGCAGTGGTTGCTCGTCCTAGGTATGATTCTGCTAACAATGAAGAATTTTCTGGAAAGATAGGAATTTTTCCTTTCACTTTCCAAGAGCCTGCACAACGCAATAGTAAGAATCGTACTGCTGGTACTATGGAAACAAAAGAAATTTTGTCTGTTACCAAAGATGTCATTCGTTCGTGTCTGATCAACAAGGTTTTTCCAGCAATGCGAAGCAAATGGCCACGCAGTAGCAACATGGATCCTATATTTATTCAACAGGACAATGCCAGACCACACATAAACCCAAATGATCAAGAGTTTCTTGAAGATGCTTCCAAAGATGGATTCGATATTCGCTTGTCTTTCCAACCACCAAACAGTCCAGATTTTAATGTTTTAGATCTTGGTTATTTTCGGGCAATTCAATCACTACAGTATCGGTGTGCGCCCAGCACAATTGATGAATTAGTTCAACCTGTGCAAGAGTCTTTTGAAAATTTATCTTCTGAAAACCTTAATTACGTTTTCCTGACATTTCAAGGTTGCATGATAGAAAGTATGAAACAGTTGGGAGGAAATAATTATAAGGTGCCGCATATAGCGAAAGACAGATTGGCGAGAAATG GAAAGGATGAAATTATCCCAACGCCGACGTCGAATCAGAGAATCGGAGTAACCACAAAAAAGGAGCCATCACCACCGTCATCATCG GTGAATTCACCAGAAATGGAGAGCAACATTCATATAGGTCCAACCAGTGCACAATCCTCCACAACTGAGAACGAAATGTAA